From the Hevea brasiliensis isolate MT/VB/25A 57/8 chromosome 15, ASM3005281v1, whole genome shotgun sequence genome, one window contains:
- the LOC110664174 gene encoding alpha,alpha-trehalose-phosphate synthase [UDP-forming] 5 isoform X2 produces the protein MVSRSYSNLLDLASGERPTFGSERRRLPRVATVAGVLSELDDENSNSVGSDAPSSVSQERMIIVGNQLPLRANRSPDGSGEWCFSWDEDSLLLQLKDGLGEDVEVIYVGCLKEEVDPSEQDDVAQTLLESFKCVPAFIPPDLFSKFYHGFCKQHLWPLFHYMLPLSPDLGGRFDRSLWQPYVSVNKIFADKVMEVISPDDDYVWVHDYHLMVLPTFLRKRFNRVKLGFFLHSPFPSSEIYRTLPVRDELLRALLNADLIGFHTFDYARHFLSCCSRMLGLSYQSKRGYIGLEYYGRTVSIKILPVGIHIGQLQSVLNLPETESKVAELYDQFRGQTVILGVDDMDIFKGISLKLLAMEQLLMQHPDKRGEVVLVQIANPARGRGRDVQEVQSETKATVRRINETFGTPGYDPVVLIDNPLQFYERIAYYVIAECCLVTAVRDGMNLIPYEYVICRQGNEKLDETLGLIPLAPKKSMLVVSEFIGCSPSLSGAIRVNPWNIDSVAEAMDSALIVPEPEKQMRHEKHHRYVSTHDVAYWARSFLQDLERACRDHLRRRCWGIGFGLGFRVIALDPNFRKLSVEHIVSAYKRTKNRAILLDYDGTIMLPGSISTAPSTEAVGILNNLCRDPKNVVFIVSGKDRETLAVWFSSCQKLGIAAEHGYFARPNHDADWETCVSVPDFDWKQIAEPVMKLYTETTDGSAIETKESALVWNYQYADPDFGSCQAKELLDHLESVLANEPVSVKSGQHIVEAKPQVR, from the exons ATGGTTTCAAGATCGTATTCAAACCTCTTGGATCTTGCTTCTGGTGAGCGCCCAACTTTTGGTAGTGAGAGGAGGAGACTCCCTCGAGTGGCAACTGTTGCTGGAGTATTATCTGAGCTAGATGATGAAAATAGCAATAGTGTTGGCTCTGATGCCCCCTCATCTGTCTCTCAAGAACGGATGATCATTGTGGGAAACCAGCTTCCTCTTCGGGCAAATCGAAGTCCTGATGGCAGTGGGGAGTGGTGCTTTAGCTGGGACGAGGATTCTCTTCTTTTACAACTCAAAGATGGTCTTGGAGAAGATGTAGAAGTTATATATGTTGGTTGTCTTAAAGAAGAGGTTGACCCTAGTGAGCAAGATGATGTAGCCCAAACATTGCTTGAATCTTTCAAATGTGTCCCAGCTTTTATCCCTCCTGATCTTTTTAGTAAATTCTATCATGGATTCTGTAAACAGCATTTGTGGCCTTTATTTCACTACATGCTCCCGCTATCACCAGATCTTGGTGGCAGGTTTGATCGGTCTCTTTGGCAGCCTTATGTTTCTGTGAACAAGATATTTGCAGACAAAGTAATGGAAGTGATTAGCCCTGATGATGATTATGTGTGGGTTCATGACTACCACTTGATGGTTTTGCCAACATTTTTGAGGAAGAGGTTCAATAGAGTAAAGCTTGGGTTCTTCCTCCATAGTCCATTTCCATCATCTGAAATATATCGGACACTTCCTGTTAGGGATGAACTTCTGAGAGCACTTCTCAATGCTGACCTGATCGGCTTTCATACTTTTGATTATGCAAGGCACTTCCTCTCTTGCTGTAGTAGGATGCTTGGTCTTTCTTATCAATCTAAGCGAGGTTACATAGGCCTTGAGTATTATGGTCGTACTGTTAGCATAAAGATTCTGCCTGTTGGGATTCACATAGGTCAACTCCAATCAGTGCTGAATCTTCCTGAGACAGAATCAAAAGTTGCAGAGCTATATGATCAGTTTAGAGGTCAAACTGTCATTCTTGGTGTTGATGACATGGATATTTTTAAAGGAATCAGCTTGAAACTTTTGGCCATGGAGCAACTGCTCATGCAACATCCTGATAAGAGGGGTGAAGTTGTTTTGGTTCAAATAGCAAACCCAGCAAGAGGCAGAGGACGGGATGTGCAAGAGGTTCAATCTGAAACCAAGGCCACTGTGAGGAGGATTAATGAGACATTTGGAACACCAGGATATGATCCAGTGGTTTTAATTGACAACCCACTCCAGTTTTATGAGCGGATTGCATATTATGTTATTGCAGAATGTTGTCTTGTTACGGCAGTAAGGGATGGAATGAATTTGATACCCTATGAGTATGTTATATGTCGGCAAGGAAATGAAAAGCTGGATGAGACATTGGGGCTAATCCCATTGGCTCCCAAAAAAAGCATGCTTGTTGTTTCAGAGTTTATTGGATGCTCCCCATCATTAAGTGGGGCAATTCGAGTAAATCCATGGAACATTGATTCTGTGGCTGAAGCTATGGATTCTGCTCTTATAGTCCCTGAGCCAGAAAAACAGATGCGACATGAGAAGCACCATAGGTATGTGAGTACACATGATGTTGCATATTGGGCGCGCAGCTTTTTGCAGGATCTTGAAAGGGCCTGCAGGGATCATTTGAGAAGGAGGTGTTGGGGAATTGGATTTGGTCTAGGTTTTCGGGTAATTGCTTTGGATCCAAATTTTAGGAAACTTTCAGTTGAACATATTGTTTCAGCTTATAAGAGGACAAAGAATAGAGCAATTCTTTTGGATTATGATGGAACTATAATGCTTCCAGGTTCTATTAGTACTGCTCCTAGCACAGAGGCTGTTGGAATATTGAACAATTTATGTAGAGACCCTAAGAATGTAGTTTTTATTGTTAGCGGGAAGGACAGAGAGACTCTAGCTGTATGGTTTTCTTCTTGTCAAAAGCTTGGTATTGCAGCAGAGCATGGTTATTTTGCGAG GCCAAATCATGATGCAGATTGGGAAACATGTGTGTCAGTGCCAGATTTTGATTGGAAACAGATTGCTGAGCCAGTAATGAAACTATACACTGAAACAACTGATGGTTCTGCCATTGAGACCAAAGAGAGTGCTCTAGTATGGAATTACCAATATGCAGATCCAGATTTTGGGTCATGCCAGGCTAAGGAGCTCCTAGATCACCTAGAAAGTGTTCTTGCAAATGAGCCAGTTTCAGTCAAGAGTGGCCAACACATAGTGGAAGCTAAACCTCAG GTCCGATGA
- the LOC110664174 gene encoding alpha,alpha-trehalose-phosphate synthase [UDP-forming] 5 isoform X1: MVSRSYSNLLDLASGERPTFGSERRRLPRVATVAGVLSELDDENSNSVGSDAPSSVSQERMIIVGNQLPLRANRSPDGSGEWCFSWDEDSLLLQLKDGLGEDVEVIYVGCLKEEVDPSEQDDVAQTLLESFKCVPAFIPPDLFSKFYHGFCKQHLWPLFHYMLPLSPDLGGRFDRSLWQPYVSVNKIFADKVMEVISPDDDYVWVHDYHLMVLPTFLRKRFNRVKLGFFLHSPFPSSEIYRTLPVRDELLRALLNADLIGFHTFDYARHFLSCCSRMLGLSYQSKRGYIGLEYYGRTVSIKILPVGIHIGQLQSVLNLPETESKVAELYDQFRGQTVILGVDDMDIFKGISLKLLAMEQLLMQHPDKRGEVVLVQIANPARGRGRDVQEVQSETKATVRRINETFGTPGYDPVVLIDNPLQFYERIAYYVIAECCLVTAVRDGMNLIPYEYVICRQGNEKLDETLGLIPLAPKKSMLVVSEFIGCSPSLSGAIRVNPWNIDSVAEAMDSALIVPEPEKQMRHEKHHRYVSTHDVAYWARSFLQDLERACRDHLRRRCWGIGFGLGFRVIALDPNFRKLSVEHIVSAYKRTKNRAILLDYDGTIMLPGSISTAPSTEAVGILNNLCRDPKNVVFIVSGKDRETLAVWFSSCQKLGIAAEHGYFARPNHDADWETCVSVPDFDWKQIAEPVMKLYTETTDGSAIETKESALVWNYQYADPDFGSCQAKELLDHLESVLANEPVSVKSGQHIVEAKPQGVNKGLVAQCLLETMQKKEMLPDFVLCIGDDRSDEDMFEVIMNARAGPSLSPVAEVFACTVGQKPSKAKYYLEDTSEILRMLQGLANASE; encoded by the exons ATGGTTTCAAGATCGTATTCAAACCTCTTGGATCTTGCTTCTGGTGAGCGCCCAACTTTTGGTAGTGAGAGGAGGAGACTCCCTCGAGTGGCAACTGTTGCTGGAGTATTATCTGAGCTAGATGATGAAAATAGCAATAGTGTTGGCTCTGATGCCCCCTCATCTGTCTCTCAAGAACGGATGATCATTGTGGGAAACCAGCTTCCTCTTCGGGCAAATCGAAGTCCTGATGGCAGTGGGGAGTGGTGCTTTAGCTGGGACGAGGATTCTCTTCTTTTACAACTCAAAGATGGTCTTGGAGAAGATGTAGAAGTTATATATGTTGGTTGTCTTAAAGAAGAGGTTGACCCTAGTGAGCAAGATGATGTAGCCCAAACATTGCTTGAATCTTTCAAATGTGTCCCAGCTTTTATCCCTCCTGATCTTTTTAGTAAATTCTATCATGGATTCTGTAAACAGCATTTGTGGCCTTTATTTCACTACATGCTCCCGCTATCACCAGATCTTGGTGGCAGGTTTGATCGGTCTCTTTGGCAGCCTTATGTTTCTGTGAACAAGATATTTGCAGACAAAGTAATGGAAGTGATTAGCCCTGATGATGATTATGTGTGGGTTCATGACTACCACTTGATGGTTTTGCCAACATTTTTGAGGAAGAGGTTCAATAGAGTAAAGCTTGGGTTCTTCCTCCATAGTCCATTTCCATCATCTGAAATATATCGGACACTTCCTGTTAGGGATGAACTTCTGAGAGCACTTCTCAATGCTGACCTGATCGGCTTTCATACTTTTGATTATGCAAGGCACTTCCTCTCTTGCTGTAGTAGGATGCTTGGTCTTTCTTATCAATCTAAGCGAGGTTACATAGGCCTTGAGTATTATGGTCGTACTGTTAGCATAAAGATTCTGCCTGTTGGGATTCACATAGGTCAACTCCAATCAGTGCTGAATCTTCCTGAGACAGAATCAAAAGTTGCAGAGCTATATGATCAGTTTAGAGGTCAAACTGTCATTCTTGGTGTTGATGACATGGATATTTTTAAAGGAATCAGCTTGAAACTTTTGGCCATGGAGCAACTGCTCATGCAACATCCTGATAAGAGGGGTGAAGTTGTTTTGGTTCAAATAGCAAACCCAGCAAGAGGCAGAGGACGGGATGTGCAAGAGGTTCAATCTGAAACCAAGGCCACTGTGAGGAGGATTAATGAGACATTTGGAACACCAGGATATGATCCAGTGGTTTTAATTGACAACCCACTCCAGTTTTATGAGCGGATTGCATATTATGTTATTGCAGAATGTTGTCTTGTTACGGCAGTAAGGGATGGAATGAATTTGATACCCTATGAGTATGTTATATGTCGGCAAGGAAATGAAAAGCTGGATGAGACATTGGGGCTAATCCCATTGGCTCCCAAAAAAAGCATGCTTGTTGTTTCAGAGTTTATTGGATGCTCCCCATCATTAAGTGGGGCAATTCGAGTAAATCCATGGAACATTGATTCTGTGGCTGAAGCTATGGATTCTGCTCTTATAGTCCCTGAGCCAGAAAAACAGATGCGACATGAGAAGCACCATAGGTATGTGAGTACACATGATGTTGCATATTGGGCGCGCAGCTTTTTGCAGGATCTTGAAAGGGCCTGCAGGGATCATTTGAGAAGGAGGTGTTGGGGAATTGGATTTGGTCTAGGTTTTCGGGTAATTGCTTTGGATCCAAATTTTAGGAAACTTTCAGTTGAACATATTGTTTCAGCTTATAAGAGGACAAAGAATAGAGCAATTCTTTTGGATTATGATGGAACTATAATGCTTCCAGGTTCTATTAGTACTGCTCCTAGCACAGAGGCTGTTGGAATATTGAACAATTTATGTAGAGACCCTAAGAATGTAGTTTTTATTGTTAGCGGGAAGGACAGAGAGACTCTAGCTGTATGGTTTTCTTCTTGTCAAAAGCTTGGTATTGCAGCAGAGCATGGTTATTTTGCGAG GCCAAATCATGATGCAGATTGGGAAACATGTGTGTCAGTGCCAGATTTTGATTGGAAACAGATTGCTGAGCCAGTAATGAAACTATACACTGAAACAACTGATGGTTCTGCCATTGAGACCAAAGAGAGTGCTCTAGTATGGAATTACCAATATGCAGATCCAGATTTTGGGTCATGCCAGGCTAAGGAGCTCCTAGATCACCTAGAAAGTGTTCTTGCAAATGAGCCAGTTTCAGTCAAGAGTGGCCAACACATAGTGGAAGCTAAACCTCAG GGTGTCAACAAAGGACTTGTGGCACAATGTCTCCTGGAAACAATGCAAAAGAAAGAAATGCTTCCTGATTTTGTTCTCTGCATTGGGGATGACAGGTCCGATGAAGACATGTTTGAAGTGATAATGAATGCAAGGGCAGGCCCCTCTCTTTCCCCAGTTGCTGAAGTTTTTGCTTGCACTGTTGGCCAAAAGCCTAGCAAGGCAAAGTACTACTTGGAAGATACATCTGAGATTTTGAGAATGCTGCAAGGCCTGGCCAATGCTTCAGAGTAG